A portion of the Treponema rectale genome contains these proteins:
- a CDS encoding S1C family serine protease → MKLYSGHQVFLTGLLCAAAGAALAYYSVKISAADKEKPSVQAKAEDYLTENESFPMTNAVSQIPVSDTAGYTKDELQNILVYEKCNEAVVNITTQTMGYNWFYEPVITSSGSGSGSIIDVRGYVVTNYHVIKNASTITISLADGTSYDGRIIGQDKESDIAVLKFDPDDSVELKTIAFGENSGLKVGQKVIAIGNPFALERTMTTGIISGLGRPIQEDDVIIRNMIQTDAAINPGNSGGPLLDSSGNMIGINTVIYSSSGSSSGVGFAVPVSTAKRVVNDLIKYGKVNRGTIKVSLVQNTGRIAAHSKSRLSTGMIVSRVAENSKAEAAGLKGGTQAVRYGSSFNYQTIYLGGDIITAIDNITVTKLADYYSALEDKVPGDKVKVTVWRNNESKVLTVTLEEE, encoded by the coding sequence TAAAAATATCTGCTGCAGATAAAGAAAAGCCCTCTGTTCAGGCAAAAGCAGAAGACTATCTTACGGAAAATGAATCCTTTCCGATGACAAATGCCGTATCACAGATTCCTGTAAGTGATACTGCCGGATATACAAAAGACGAGCTTCAGAATATTCTTGTATACGAAAAATGCAACGAAGCTGTTGTCAACATTACAACCCAGACTATGGGATACAACTGGTTTTACGAACCTGTCATTACTTCCAGCGGTTCAGGCTCCGGTTCAATTATTGATGTCCGGGGTTATGTAGTAACAAATTACCATGTAATAAAAAATGCCTCGACCATAACGATTTCTCTTGCAGACGGAACCTCTTACGACGGACGCATAATCGGACAGGATAAAGAAAGCGATATTGCAGTTCTTAAATTTGATCCGGATGACAGTGTTGAACTTAAGACAATTGCCTTCGGAGAAAACTCCGGCCTTAAAGTCGGTCAGAAAGTCATTGCCATAGGAAATCCTTTTGCTCTTGAACGCACAATGACAACCGGAATCATATCAGGTCTTGGACGTCCTATACAGGAAGATGATGTAATAATCCGCAATATGATTCAGACAGATGCTGCCATAAACCCGGGAAACTCTGGAGGACCGCTTCTTGACAGTTCCGGTAACATGATAGGCATTAATACAGTAATCTACTCTTCCAGCGGAAGTTCCAGCGGAGTAGGTTTTGCAGTTCCTGTAAGCACGGCAAAAAGAGTAGTAAACGATCTCATAAAATACGGAAAAGTAAACAGAGGTACTATAAAAGTTTCTCTGGTTCAGAACACGGGAAGAATCGCTGCACACTCAAAAAGCCGCCTTTCTACAGGAATGATTGTCAGCAGGGTTGCAGAAAACAGCAAGGCAGAAGCAGCCGGTCTTAAAGGAGGAACCCAGGCAGTACGTTACGGCAGTTCCTTTAATTATCAGACAATATATCTGGGCGGTGACATAATCACGGCAATTGACAACATAACGGTAACAAAGCTTGCAGATTATTACAGTGCTCTTGAAGACAAGGTGCCTGGTGATAAAGTAAAGGTAACGGTATGGAGAAACAACGAATCAAAAGTCCTTACAGTTACTCTTGAAGAAGAATAA